A window of the Buchnera aphidicola (Aphis glycines) genome harbors these coding sequences:
- the glyA gene encoding serine hydroxymethyltransferase, which produces MFNKQIEFKKYDPELWIAMLKENKRQENHIELIASENYASNYVMYAQGSQLTNKYAEGYPGKRYYGGCEHVDIIEQLAIDRAKKLFNADYANVQPHSGSQANFAVYTALVKPGEVILGLNLSHGGHLTHGSSVNFSGKLYNAINYGVDLNGEINYEEIYKLAKKYRPKMIIGGFSAYSGICDWSKMRNISDEVNAYLVVDISHVAGLVATELYPSPIDYAHVVTSTTHKTLAGPRGGIILAKNGNNMFYNKLDLSVFPGGQGGPLMHVIAGKAIAFKEALEPSFKIYQEQILKNAKIMVKTLSQQGYEIVSGNTFNHLFLIDLTNKKITGKDADIALGKANITVNKNTIPNDIRSPFVTSGIRIGTPAVTRRGFKEPELSQVSLWISSILNDVKNIKNILKIKNKVLEICSKYPVYM; this is translated from the coding sequence ATGTTTAATAAACAGATAGAATTTAAAAAATATGATCCAGAATTATGGATAGCTATGTTAAAAGAAAACAAAAGACAGGAAAATCACATAGAGTTAATTGCATCAGAAAATTATGCTAGTAATTATGTAATGTATGCACAAGGATCTCAGTTGACTAATAAATATGCGGAAGGTTATCCAGGAAAACGATATTATGGCGGTTGTGAGCACGTAGATATTATAGAACAGTTAGCAATTGACCGAGCAAAAAAATTATTTAATGCTGATTATGCAAATGTTCAACCTCATTCAGGTTCTCAAGCTAATTTTGCAGTTTATACAGCTCTTGTTAAACCTGGTGAAGTTATTTTAGGTCTGAACTTATCTCATGGAGGACATTTAACACATGGTTCTTCTGTAAATTTTTCAGGTAAATTATATAATGCAATTAATTATGGAGTCGATCTAAACGGAGAAATTAATTATGAAGAAATATATAAATTAGCTAAAAAATATCGACCAAAAATGATTATTGGTGGATTTTCTGCGTATTCTGGTATTTGTGATTGGTCTAAAATGCGCAATATTTCAGATGAAGTCAATGCTTATTTAGTTGTTGATATATCTCATGTTGCAGGATTAGTTGCCACAGAACTTTATCCAAGCCCAATAGATTATGCACATGTTGTTACCAGTACTACACATAAAACATTAGCAGGACCTCGGGGAGGTATTATTTTAGCTAAAAACGGAAATAATATGTTTTATAATAAATTAGATTTGTCTGTTTTCCCCGGTGGACAAGGTGGTCCACTAATGCATGTAATTGCAGGGAAAGCAATTGCTTTTAAAGAAGCTTTAGAGCCAAGTTTTAAAATATATCAAGAACAAATTTTAAAAAATGCTAAAATTATGGTGAAAACACTCTCACAACAAGGATATGAAATTGTTTCAGGAAATACTTTTAATCATTTATTTTTAATAGATCTAACAAATAAAAAAATTACAGGTAAAGATGCTGACATTGCTTTAGGCAAAGCTAATATTACTGTAAACAAAAATACTATCCCTAATGATATTAGAAGTCCTTTTGTTACTTCTGGAATACGAATTGGAACACCTGCAGTTACAAGAAGAGGTTTTAAAGAACCAGAATTATCACAAGTTAGTTTATGGATTTCAAGTATTTTAAATGATGTTAAGAATATTAAAAATATTTTAAAAATTAAAAATAAAGTTTTAGAAATATGCTCTAAATATCCTGTTTACATGTAA
- the bioD gene encoding dethiobiotin synthase: MIKKFFVTGTDTNIGKSTISGILLKKASNSGYITAGYKPISSGTKKYKNIDFETDKKKYKFINEDSYILQKSSSIYLSYKEINPISFFENAPPNILSVIKKKKIKKEHLSLGLKKISLKSNWILIEGAGGWNTPISNKYNFADWVKEEKLKVILIVGIKLGCINHAILTEKSILADNLICVGWVANNIFPENQYTSYYIQTLLSYIKSPLLGIVPYSKHINKTNVNKIKIKLPE; encoded by the coding sequence ATGATAAAAAAATTTTTTGTCACTGGTACTGATACAAACATTGGAAAAAGTACGATAAGTGGAATCTTGTTAAAAAAAGCAAGTAATTCTGGTTATATAACCGCAGGTTACAAACCAATATCTTCTGGAACAAAAAAGTACAAAAATATAGATTTTGAAACTGATAAAAAAAAATATAAATTCATTAATGAAGATAGTTATATTTTACAAAAAAGCAGTTCTATTTATTTAAGTTATAAAGAAATTAACCCAATTTCATTTTTTGAAAACGCTCCACCTAATATATTAAGTGTAATAAAGAAAAAAAAAATAAAAAAAGAACATTTATCTTTAGGTTTAAAAAAAATTTCTTTAAAATCTAATTGGATTTTAATCGAAGGTGCTGGCGGATGGAATACTCCTATATCAAATAAATATAATTTTGCAGATTGGGTAAAAGAAGAAAAATTAAAAGTAATTTTAATTGTAGGCATAAAACTAGGATGTATTAATCATGCTATCTTAACTGAAAAATCTATTCTTGCAGATAATTTAATATGCGTAGGATGGGTTGCAAATAACATTTTTCCAGAAAATCAATATACTTCATATTATATCCAAACTTTGTTAAGTTATATTAAATCGCCATTATTAGGGATAGTACCTTATTCAAAACACATAAATAAAACAAACGTAAATAAAATTAAAATTAAATTACCTGAATAA
- the bioB gene encoding biotin synthase BioB, whose protein sequence is MKKTWTLEDTKSLFDKPFFDLIFEAQKKHRENFDPNKIQISTLLSIKTGSCPEDCKYCPQSARYKTGIKKQSLLELKQILKSAKNAKESGSTRFCMGAAWKNPSEKDMPYLEKIVKEVKKMGMETCMTLGSINNAQAKRLFNAGLDFYNHNLDTSENFYKHVITTRTYQERLTTLKIVRDAGMKLCSGGIIGLGENIQDRMKLLMQLSNLPKQPESVPINMLIKIKGTPMENNLNVEPFDFIRVIAATRIMLPKSYIRLSAGRTDMNDQTQAMCFMAGANSIFYGCKLLTSNNPEKESDLRLFKKLNLSPNYNQTNTTRENNLNLKNTKFNQEQYYNAGI, encoded by the coding sequence ATGAAAAAAACATGGACTCTAGAAGATACAAAATCATTGTTTGATAAGCCTTTTTTTGATCTTATTTTTGAAGCTCAAAAAAAACATCGTGAAAATTTTGATCCCAATAAAATACAAATTAGTACATTATTATCTATTAAAACCGGTTCATGCCCAGAAGATTGCAAATATTGTCCGCAAAGTGCTAGGTATAAAACAGGAATAAAAAAACAATCATTATTAGAATTAAAACAGATTTTAAAATCTGCAAAAAATGCTAAAGAGTCAGGTTCAACTCGATTTTGCATGGGTGCAGCCTGGAAAAACCCCAGTGAAAAAGATATGCCGTATTTAGAAAAAATTGTTAAAGAAGTAAAGAAAATGGGTATGGAAACTTGTATGACTTTAGGCAGCATCAATAATGCTCAAGCGAAAAGATTGTTCAATGCAGGATTAGATTTTTATAATCATAATTTAGATACATCTGAAAATTTTTATAAACATGTTATTACCACGAGAACATATCAAGAACGTTTAACAACTTTAAAAATAGTTCGTGACGCTGGAATGAAATTATGTTCTGGAGGTATTATTGGTCTTGGAGAAAATATACAGGATCGAATGAAATTATTAATGCAATTATCTAATCTTCCTAAACAACCTGAAAGTGTTCCAATAAATATGTTAATTAAAATAAAAGGCACTCCAATGGAAAATAATTTAAATGTAGAACCTTTTGATTTCATTAGGGTTATAGCGGCTACTCGTATTATGCTTCCTAAATCTTATATTCGATTATCAGCAGGTCGAACAGATATGAATGATCAAACACAAGCTATGTGCTTTATGGCTGGAGCAAATTCTATTTTTTATGGATGTAAATTATTAACTTCTAACAATCCCGAGAAAGAAAGTGATTTAAGACTTTTTAAAAAATTAAATTTATCTCCTAATTATAATCAGACAAATACAACAAGAGAAAACAACTTGAATTTAAAAAATACAAAATTCAATCAAGAACAATATTATAATGCTGGAATTTAA
- the bioA gene encoding adenosylmethionine--8-amino-7-oxononanoate transaminase: MSQSDILFDYKHIWHPYSSIINPLPCYSVISAKGVYLKLQNGRNIIDGMSSWWSAIHGYNHPILNKSLKKQIKKISHVMFGGITHPSAILLCRKLIKLTPEKLDCVFLSDSGSVSIEVAIKMLMQYWKSLGQNRTKILTIRNSYHGDTFAAMSISDPENSIHKIYKKFLPKNLFANAPTSNFNQEWNANDIISFQTIIEKNQLHIAGVILEPIVQGVGGMKFYHSIFLKKVEELCKYYSIPLVFDEIATGFGRTGKFFAFQHANVIPDILCLGKAMTGGTITLAATLTSRDIAQTISRSNIGCLMHGPTYMGNPLACSVAYANIKILETNEWKKQVINIEKELLSRLFPLIEHPRVNDVRVLGAIGVVECKQHINLELMQKFFVKHGVWIRPFKQLIYIVPPYIISTKNLKKLINVIQQSLNENILFF, from the coding sequence ATGAGTCAATCCGATATATTATTTGATTATAAACATATTTGGCATCCATATTCTTCTATTATAAATCCACTACCCTGTTATTCTGTTATATCAGCTAAGGGAGTATATTTAAAATTACAAAATGGAAGAAATATAATAGATGGCATGTCTTCATGGTGGTCTGCTATACATGGATATAATCATCCTATACTAAACAAATCTTTAAAGAAACAAATAAAAAAGATATCACACGTTATGTTTGGAGGAATAACGCATCCTTCAGCTATTTTGCTTTGTAGAAAATTAATTAAATTAACTCCAGAAAAATTAGATTGTGTTTTTCTTTCAGATTCTGGATCAGTATCTATTGAAGTCGCGATAAAAATGTTAATGCAATATTGGAAATCTTTAGGTCAAAATAGAACAAAAATATTAACTATTAGAAATTCTTATCATGGTGATACTTTTGCTGCTATGTCTATTTCCGATCCCGAAAATTCTATACACAAAATATATAAAAAATTTTTACCAAAAAATTTATTTGCAAACGCGCCAACTTCTAATTTTAATCAAGAATGGAATGCTAATGATATTATATCATTTCAAACAATAATAGAAAAAAATCAATTGCATATAGCCGGTGTAATATTAGAACCAATAGTACAAGGTGTAGGTGGAATGAAATTTTATCATTCTATATTTTTAAAAAAAGTTGAAGAATTATGTAAATATTATTCAATTCCATTAGTTTTTGATGAAATTGCTACAGGATTTGGTCGAACTGGAAAATTTTTCGCTTTTCAACATGCTAATGTTATTCCGGATATATTATGTTTAGGAAAAGCTATGACTGGGGGTACAATAACATTAGCTGCAACTTTAACTTCACGTGATATTGCCCAGACTATTAGTAGAAGTAATATTGGTTGCTTGATGCATGGACCAACTTATATGGGTAACCCATTAGCATGTTCTGTAGCTTATGCTAATATAAAAATATTAGAAACAAACGAATGGAAAAAACAAGTTATTAATATTGAAAAAGAGCTATTAAGCAGGTTGTTTCCATTAATTGAGCATCCAAGAGTTAATGACGTGCGCGTTTTAGGCGCTATAGGTGTAGTTGAATGCAAGCAGCACATTAATTTAGAATTAATGCAAAAATTTTTTGTCAAACATGGTGTTTGGATAAGGCCTTTTAAACAATTAATTTATATTGTTCCACCTTATATTATTAGTACAAAAAATTTAAAAAAACTAATTAATGTTATTCAACAATCTTTAAATGAAAATATTTTATTTTTTTAA
- a CDS encoding beta-propeller fold lactonase family protein, giving the protein MKQIVYIANSTSQTIEAWNLYQDGKMELIQTIKTNGNVQPMNYIKDKNILYAGVRPNNRIIVYNIKKNGYLEQKNESYIPGSPNYISFSPKKNFLFCSSYHTNSLSVIPLNQHGIPKDPIQIIYDINGCHAALMNIKYNILFVTALKEDCIYLYYLTQYGILKHIKQTFIKTKCNAGPRHIQFHPNEDFIYTINELNGTIDVWKIYIRNDIFRVENIQNISIIENHIVSRQYWSADIHLTSCGNFLYVSDRILNSLSLFHIDQNNGTISFVKIYYIEQQPRTFCIDFYDKYIIVASQKFNNFSIYNINQKTGHLKKINTYSTGIEPLWILTYKI; this is encoded by the coding sequence ATGAAACAAATTGTTTATATTGCTAACTCAACGAGTCAAACCATAGAGGCGTGGAATTTATATCAAGATGGAAAAATGGAATTAATTCAGACGATTAAAACTAATGGTAATGTTCAGCCAATGAATTATATTAAAGATAAAAATATATTATATGCTGGTGTGCGTCCAAACAATCGGATAATTGTATATAATATTAAAAAAAATGGTTATTTAGAACAAAAAAATGAAAGTTATATTCCAGGAAGTCCTAATTATATTTCTTTTAGCCCTAAAAAAAATTTTTTATTTTGTAGTTCATACCATACTAACTCTCTTAGCGTTATTCCATTAAACCAACATGGAATTCCTAAAGATCCCATTCAAATTATTTATGATATTAATGGGTGCCATGCAGCATTGATGAACATAAAATATAATATACTATTTGTCACTGCATTAAAAGAAGACTGTATCTATTTATATTATTTGACGCAATATGGAATATTAAAGCATATAAAACAAACATTCATTAAAACTAAATGCAATGCAGGTCCGCGTCATATTCAGTTTCATCCTAATGAAGATTTTATTTATACTATCAATGAACTAAATGGTACTATAGATGTCTGGAAGATCTACATAAGGAATGATATATTTAGAGTAGAAAATATACAAAATATTTCAATCATAGAAAATCATATTGTTTCTCGTCAGTATTGGTCTGCTGATATCCATTTAACATCATGCGGTAATTTTTTGTATGTGTCTGATAGAATTTTGAATAGTCTTTCACTGTTTCATATTGATCAAAATAATGGCACTATTTCTTTCGTTAAAATTTACTATATAGAACAACAACCACGTACGTTCTGTATTGATTTTTATGATAAATATATAATTGTAGCAAGTCAAAAATTTAATAATTTTTCTATATACAATATTAACCAAAAAACAGGACATTTGAAAAAAATCAATACATATTCTACAGGCATAGAACCATTATGGATACTAACTTATAAAATTTAA
- the mfd gene encoding transcription-repair coupling factor, with translation MKIISTSIANKNFLNYHHQQLPSFFKKNRDINNINKIFSFLHDFSGKTIFFITKQECLIEVLKILNLKNIYPKYIKNIYDVNHKNTFFYVIGNLHQSFIDIKKNFLFISTKEIIKINNNINIKPIKNKFLYQLKIHDLIIHIQHGIGRYQGLTTIKTASYESEYLVILYAEENKLYVPISSLHLISPYSGNSEKNIVLHKLGSNKWDKEKNKISKNLYDHAVILLNIYANRLSKKGFSFQKNEEQYNLFCQDCLFQVTSDQKNAIKSVLNDMNKSIPMDRIICGDVGFGKTEIAMRAAFICISNKKQVVVLVPTTLLAEQHFNNFSKRFANWSINIDILSRFRSIKEKKKILENISIGKINILIGTHKILFENIEWYNPGLLIIDEEHRFGVIHKEIIKKIYSHIDILTLTATPIPRTLNMAMHGIKDLSIISNPPKERKKIQTFINEYNPILIKKAISQEISRGGQVYYIYNKIQGIDNIATKLLNLIPNAKIKIVHGKMNHIDLKNIMNEFYQNCFNVLVCTTVIESGIDIPKANTIVIENADHFGLSQLHQLRGRIGRSNNQGYAFLFVNNFKKVTLDAQKRLEAIAMTNNFGGGFNLSNRDLEIRGIGELLGKEQSGHIDCIGIDLYMKFLHKTIKIYKNGEKISLENLIKKSYIELYIPALLPKNYIFDLNQRLFFYEKIEHAKSEKEIKIISLELLNQFGKLPIYAKNLILIAKIKLLTKEIGISHIKSNKNIGIIKFNKKNSINMQYLLSIFHKEPDLWKMINSTKLKFFHSFQSDTMRINWIINLLKHLKKSNS, from the coding sequence ATGAAAATTATCTCTACAAGTATAGCAAATAAAAATTTCTTGAACTATCATCATCAGCAGTTACCAAGTTTTTTTAAAAAAAATAGAGATATAAATAATATTAATAAAATTTTTTCTTTTTTACATGATTTTTCAGGAAAAACTATTTTTTTTATAACAAAACAAGAATGTTTGATAGAAGTTTTAAAAATTTTGAATCTAAAAAATATTTATCCCAAATATATAAAAAACATTTATGACGTTAATCATAAAAATACTTTTTTTTATGTTATAGGAAACTTACATCAAAGTTTTATAGATATTAAAAAAAATTTTTTATTTATCTCTACAAAAGAGATAATTAAAATTAATAATAATATAAATATTAAACCTATTAAAAATAAATTTTTATATCAATTAAAAATTCACGATCTCATCATACATATACAGCATGGAATTGGAAGATATCAAGGATTAACTACAATAAAAACAGCTAGTTATGAGTCAGAATATTTAGTAATTTTATATGCAGAAGAAAATAAGTTATACGTGCCTATTTCATCTTTACATTTAATTTCTCCGTATTCTGGAAATTCAGAAAAAAATATTGTTTTACATAAATTAGGTAGTAATAAATGGGATAAAGAAAAAAATAAAATTAGTAAAAATTTATATGATCATGCGGTAATTTTATTGAATATTTATGCAAATAGATTATCTAAAAAAGGTTTTTCATTTCAAAAAAATGAAGAACAATATAATCTTTTTTGTCAAGATTGTTTATTTCAAGTCACTTCGGATCAAAAAAATGCTATAAAATCAGTATTAAATGATATGAATAAATCTATTCCTATGGATAGAATCATTTGTGGTGATGTAGGTTTTGGAAAAACAGAAATTGCAATGCGGGCTGCTTTTATATGTATATCTAATAAAAAACAAGTTGTTGTTTTAGTTCCGACAACACTACTAGCAGAGCAACATTTTAATAATTTTTCAAAAAGATTTGCTAATTGGTCTATAAATATAGATATATTATCTAGATTTCGAAGTATAAAAGAAAAGAAAAAAATTTTAGAAAATATTAGTATTGGTAAAATTAATATATTAATAGGTACTCATAAAATTTTATTTGAAAATATTGAATGGTATAATCCTGGTTTGTTAATTATTGATGAAGAGCACCGATTTGGTGTAATTCACAAGGAAATAATTAAAAAAATATATTCTCATATTGATATATTAACTTTAACAGCTACACCTATCCCTCGTACATTAAATATGGCAATGCACGGAATAAAAGACTTATCTATTATATCTAATCCTCCAAAAGAAAGAAAAAAAATACAAACTTTTATAAATGAATATAATCCAATTTTAATAAAAAAAGCAATTTCTCAGGAAATATCTAGAGGCGGACAAGTATATTATATATATAATAAAATACAAGGAATTGATAATATAGCTACAAAATTATTAAATTTAATTCCTAATGCTAAAATTAAAATCGTTCATGGTAAAATGAATCATATTGATTTAAAAAATATAATGAATGAATTTTACCAAAACTGTTTTAATGTATTAGTTTGTACTACTGTTATAGAAAGCGGTATTGATATACCTAAAGCAAACACTATTGTTATTGAAAACGCAGATCATTTTGGTTTATCTCAGTTACATCAACTTAGAGGTAGAATTGGACGTTCCAACAATCAAGGATATGCTTTTTTATTTGTTAATAATTTTAAAAAAGTTACATTAGATGCTCAAAAAAGATTAGAAGCAATTGCTATGACAAACAATTTTGGAGGGGGATTTAATTTATCTAATAGAGATTTAGAGATTAGAGGAATAGGTGAATTACTTGGAAAGGAACAAAGTGGTCATATTGATTGTATAGGAATTGATTTATACATGAAATTTTTACATAAAACTATTAAAATTTATAAAAATGGAGAAAAAATATCATTAGAAAATTTGATTAAAAAATCATATATTGAACTATATATCCCTGCTTTATTGCCAAAAAATTATATCTTTGATTTAAATCAGCGATTGTTTTTTTATGAAAAAATTGAACATGCTAAAAGTGAAAAAGAAATTAAAATAATATCTTTAGAACTGTTAAATCAATTTGGAAAACTACCAATATATGCTAAAAATTTAATTTTAATTGCGAAAATTAAATTATTAACAAAAGAAATTGGTATTTCACATATTAAATCTAATAAAAATATAGGAATTATAAAATTTAATAAAAAAAATTCAATTAATATGCAATATTTACTTTCAATTTTTCACAAGGAACCTGATCTTTGGAAAATGATTAATTCTACAAAGTTAAAATTTTTTCATAGTTTTCAGAGTGATACTATGCGTATAAATTGGATTATAAATTTATTAAAACACCTAAAAAAATCAAATAGTTAA
- a CDS encoding ABC transporter permease, which translates to MYKPIYIFIGLRYFWNRHLTNFKKIITILSIIGISIGITSIIITMSLVYGFQNEFKKSVLSFIPHLIITNKSYYINKSEFPKNILKLKNVKRVSSFISDKVLIQSKENITTGEIITFDKKDYNIFKCYNIHNYLYTLNEKQNNIILGKKLAEKLHVNINDSIKLIILPKIKKNFFKKKFNTRIFKITGLFNTNNDIDDYQIIINTKIAINFLNYYKNYITGWRVWLKDPFFLNINSFQIKKNNLIFLDWKTQQGELFKAIQIEKYIMFLFFVLILLIVGINIVITLTVNMIEKQNIIAILQTQGLCRKKIMLIFVTLGASTTIIGIFLGTLISFILIFQGKIINFLINTLFSDIDIPIKIFPFQILIVDITFAMISVASTLYPIWHITKSTPSKILSYE; encoded by the coding sequence ATGTATAAGCCCATATATATATTTATTGGTTTGCGTTATTTTTGGAACCGTCATTTAACAAATTTTAAAAAAATTATTACTATTTTGTCTATTATAGGTATCAGCATTGGAATAACATCTATTATTATTACAATGTCTTTAGTATATGGATTTCAGAACGAATTTAAAAAAAGTGTGCTTTCATTCATTCCCCATTTAATTATTACAAATAAGAGTTATTATATCAACAAATCTGAATTTCCTAAAAATATTTTAAAATTAAAAAATGTTAAAAGAGTATCTAGTTTTATTAGTGATAAAGTTCTTATTCAAAGTAAAGAAAATATCACTACTGGCGAAATTATTACTTTTGACAAAAAAGATTATAATATTTTTAAATGTTATAATATTCACAATTATCTATACACACTCAATGAAAAACAAAATAATATTATCTTAGGAAAAAAATTAGCAGAAAAATTACATGTAAATATTAATGATTCAATTAAATTGATAATATTACCTAAGATTAAAAAAAATTTTTTTAAAAAAAAGTTTAATACACGGATATTTAAAATAACTGGTTTATTTAATACAAATAATGACATTGATGATTATCAAATAATAATTAACACTAAAATTGCTATAAATTTTTTAAATTATTATAAAAATTATATTACTGGTTGGAGAGTTTGGTTAAAAGATCCGTTTTTTTTGAATATAAATTCTTTTCAAATTAAAAAAAATAATTTAATTTTTTTAGACTGGAAAACACAACAAGGTGAGTTGTTTAAAGCAATACAAATTGAAAAATATATTATGTTTCTTTTTTTTGTTTTAATTTTATTGATTGTAGGAATTAATATAGTTATTACTTTGACAGTAAATATGATAGAAAAACAAAATATTATTGCGATTTTACAAACACAAGGATTATGTCGAAAAAAAATTATGTTAATATTTGTTACATTAGGAGCTAGTACTACTATAATTGGTATTTTTTTAGGAACATTAATTAGTTTTATATTAATATTTCAAGGGAAAATAATTAATTTTTTAATAAATACCTTGTTTAGTGATATTGACATTCCAATAAAAATTTTTCCTTTTCAAATTCTTATAGTCGATATTACATTTGCAATGATATCTGTTGCGTCTACACTATATCCAATTTGGCATATCACTAAATCAACACCTTCTAAAATTTTATCTTATGAATAA
- the lolD gene encoding lipoprotein-releasing ABC transporter ATP-binding protein LolD, giving the protein MNNIILQCIDLTKSYKDNKKITHILKKTSFCLKKSDIAVIIGKSGSGKSTFLHLISGLEKPTSGTILFDGISLSSMSSNQIAQLRNVNLGFIYQFHHLLLDFNVLENVAMPLLISNKTVSEAKEKAYEMLIKVNLEKKIKKYPSELSGGERQRVAIARAFINTPKLIIADEPTGNLDSYNAKIIFDLIFESNMNLKTSFLIVTHDLAFARQAHVLFEIKHSQLNIKKHIQ; this is encoded by the coding sequence ATGAATAATATAATTTTACAATGCATCGATTTGACTAAATCTTATAAAGATAACAAAAAAATAACTCATATTTTAAAAAAAACATCATTCTGTCTTAAGAAAAGTGATATAGCAGTTATTATTGGAAAATCAGGATCTGGAAAAAGCACTTTTTTACATTTAATTAGCGGCCTAGAAAAACCTACTTCTGGAACTATTTTATTTGATGGTATATCATTAAGTTCAATGTCATCTAATCAAATAGCTCAATTAAGAAATGTGAATTTAGGATTTATTTATCAATTTCATCATTTACTGCTTGATTTTAATGTACTTGAAAACGTTGCAATGCCATTACTTATTAGCAATAAAACTGTTAGTGAAGCTAAAGAAAAAGCATACGAAATGTTAATTAAAGTTAATTTAGAAAAAAAAATTAAAAAATACCCATCTGAATTATCCGGAGGGGAGAGACAAAGAGTAGCTATTGCTCGAGCTTTTATTAATACACCAAAATTAATAATAGCAGATGAACCTACTGGAAATTTAGATTCTTATAATGCGAAAATAATTTTTGACTTGATATTTGAATCGAATATGAATTTAAAAACTTCTTTCTTAATTGTAACACATGATCTGGCATTTGCAAGGCAAGCACATGTGTTATTTGAAATAAAACATAGTCAACTAAATATAAAAAAACATATTCAATGA